In a single window of the Pirellulales bacterium genome:
- a CDS encoding aminotransferase class I/II-fold pyridoxal phosphate-dependent enzyme codes for MSSSSSTPRPVATRVQYFTESVIREMTRLATRAGAINLGQGMPDFDPPEEVKEAACRAIRDGFNQYSITWGVPALRQAIAAKARAFNGIECDADSHITVCCGATECMMATMLALIDQGDEVVIFQPFYENYGPDAQLTGARPVWVPLRPPDWRFDPQELRAAFSPRTKAVIVNTPNNPTGRVFTRDELSQIAALCQEFNAFSLSDEIYEYIRYGDVPHTSIATLPGMAERTVTISGLSKTFSMTGWRLGYCIAPPAITDGIRKAHDFLTVGAPHPLQIAGAAALALPQSYYDSLRDHYARGREVLLGYLRQAGFEFQEPEGAYYVMTDITPFDTGWDDTQFVRWMIENVGVSAVPGSSFYAPRERGRTKVRFMFAKREETLHAAGNRLLQLRERLPK; via the coding sequence ATGAGTTCTTCCAGCAGCACGCCTCGCCCCGTTGCCACGCGGGTCCAGTATTTTACCGAGTCCGTGATTCGCGAAATGACGCGGCTGGCCACCCGCGCCGGCGCGATCAACCTGGGGCAGGGGATGCCCGACTTCGATCCTCCGGAAGAGGTCAAAGAGGCCGCCTGCCGCGCTATCCGCGACGGCTTCAACCAATACTCGATCACCTGGGGCGTTCCCGCTCTACGGCAGGCCATCGCCGCCAAGGCCCGGGCGTTTAACGGCATCGAGTGCGACGCCGACAGCCATATCACGGTTTGCTGTGGTGCCACCGAATGCATGATGGCCACGATGCTGGCCCTGATCGATCAGGGAGACGAGGTCGTTATCTTTCAGCCGTTTTACGAGAACTACGGCCCCGACGCGCAGCTCACCGGCGCTCGGCCGGTATGGGTGCCGTTACGCCCGCCCGATTGGCGCTTCGACCCACAAGAGTTGCGGGCCGCGTTTTCGCCACGCACCAAAGCCGTGATCGTTAACACGCCCAACAATCCCACGGGGCGCGTCTTTACGCGCGACGAGCTTTCGCAGATCGCGGCGCTGTGCCAGGAATTCAACGCCTTCTCGCTGTCGGACGAAATCTACGAATACATCCGCTACGGCGACGTGCCACATACCAGCATCGCCACGCTGCCCGGCATGGCCGAGCGCACGGTCACGATCAGCGGCCTGTCGAAGACCTTCAGCATGACCGGCTGGCGGCTGGGCTATTGCATCGCGCCGCCAGCGATCACCGATGGCATCCGCAAGGCGCACGATTTTCTTACGGTCGGTGCGCCGCATCCATTGCAGATCGCGGGGGCCGCGGCGCTTGCACTGCCGCAATCGTATTACGATTCGTTGCGCGATCATTACGCGCGCGGCCGCGAAGTGTTGCTCGGCTATTTGCGCCAGGCTGGCTTCGAATTCCAGGAGCCAGAGGGGGCGTACTACGTGATGACCGACATCACACCGTTCGATACCGGGTGGGACGATACGCAGTTCGTGCGTTGGATGATCGAGAATGTCGGCGTCTCGGCCGTCCCCGGCAGCAGCTTTTACGCTCCCCGCGAACGGGGCCGAACTAAGGTCCGGTTCATGTTTGCCAAACGCGAAGAAACGCTGCACGCCGCGGGCAACCGGTTGCTGCAGCTTCGCGAGCGGTTGCCGAAATAA